Genomic window (Rhizobium acidisoli):
GCAGGTGATGTCCAGCCAGACGGTTTTTGCTTTGGCCAGTCGCAAGGCCTCGAAAGCCAGCAGCGCGATCGTTGCAACGACGAATCGCGCGGCGATCGTCGCATGCGCAACATCTGGGATAAGCCATCGGTCGGGAAGTGCGAAGGCCACATAGACGGCGACCGCGATCCAAAGACCGTGCCGTGAGCTTCGCCTGCGGACAGCATCATTTTCAGTTTCCAGAGACTTGCGGGCCTCGGCGAATGAAAAGCTGTCGGTTGATTCATCCCGCTGCACAGGAGCGTCAGCCGCGCTCATGCAACGATACCAGCCTGACTACAATCTAAAGAAGTTAAAAAGTAAGCCATGCTTCGGGCGCCCTCCAAAATTACGTTCGGCAACCTGCAACCGGTTTGTCTTATTGCTTAACATTCGTAGAGGCGCAGGTTCCGACCCGCAATAGTAGAATTACCCTTATCCCGTGCAGATTCTAGTCGCATCCCATTTCGAGGTTGATTATGCTTAACGCTATGTCAAGGGAGTCTCGAAATGGCACGAAGTCTTGTCTTGGACGGTGAAAGTCTTGTTGCGCCGGGTGAAATTCGGCGGGCAGCAAGGAGGTTTGCTGCGACAAATCCCAGCGACCTTATCGTCGCGAAAGCCGAGCTTGCCGTCAGCCTCGATCTGTCGATCCGTCAGTTCAGATCCGGCGTCGAGCCTCCTGCGATCATCGAGCGGCTTAGCGAAGCCTTGCATCAGTTACGGCGCCGCTTTCATCCGGAGGTGTGGGACGTCATCGTTCCGATCGCGCAATCTCATCCGGTTGCTCACTATCTGCACCAGGATCCGTTGACCCGCTGGTCGTTTGAAAAGCCGCGCGGCTATTCCGGCGACGCACGGCTTCTCGACTTTATCTACGGCAGGCCTGAGATCGAGGACGCCGTCGCATCATCGAGCACCTTGGGACGTTCGATCTACGCCTACACTCGAAATGCTTCGTCATCCGTCGCGGTACGAGAGCGTCGAGACATTCTGGCGCGGCGCGTCGACGAAATCGCTTCGGCTCGGTCCGGTTCCACCGAAGTCCTGGCCATCGCGTCGGGCCATCTTCGTGAGGGGCCTTTGTCGCACGCGCTCGGCACCGGCGCAATCAAACGCTGGGTCGCTTTGGATCAGGACCCGATGAGTGTTGGAACAGTCGCCCGCGATTTCGCCGGCACGTCGGTCGAGGCGCTCAACGGGTCGGTCAAATCCCTGCTCGGGGGAAGGCATGCGCTGGGAATGTTCGATTTTGTGTATGCGGCCGGTCTTTATGACTATCTGCCGGACGCTGTCGCCGTAAAGCTGACCAAGAAGTGCGTCAGCATGCTTAAGCCTGGCGGCACATTCCTGTTCGCCAACTTCTCCCCGGCGACGGATGTCGACGGCTATATGGAGACATTTATGAACTGGGCGCTGCTGTTGCGCTCGGAACATGAGATGGGCTTGATCGCCAGTGAAAGCGCGGCTGGGGCGGATCTGAAAGTGTCTGTCTGGTCGGGCTCGAATCGTAGCGTTGTCTACTGCGAAATTGAAAAACAGCCCTAAGCCGCAGGTTGGCCGAAAGGCAATGGCGTTGCAGGAACAACGCCGACGCACGGAAAAGATGCGGCCGAGAAGCTGGGCTCGACCCGGCCGCAACGATGAGCCATAGCGGCAACCAGGTCAGATCAGGCCGTATTGTTCCGCCTTGTTGCGCAGGAACGGCAGACCCCTTCCCATTACCTCTTCCATATCGCGTGCCACGGGGCGCCAGACGGCCAGGCCATAGGCCACTTCCGCCGGCATGTTGATGAAGCTTTCCATGGCAAGTCCGCCCTTGAAGCCGATTGCGGCGAGCGCGACATAGATCGCGTCCCAGGGAATGTTGCCGTAGCCCGGCGTGCCGCGGTCGCTTTCGGAAAGATGGATGTATTTCAGGTGATCGCGGGCAATCAGGATGCCGTTTGCCGCGCCCTTCTCCTCGATGTTCATGTGGTAGGTGTCGAGGTGAACGAAGATGTTGTCGGCGCCGACACGCTCCACCATGTCGACGGCCTGCTGGGCCGAGTTGATCAGGTGGTTCTCATAACGGTTCACGGCCTCGACGCCGAGTTGGATGCCGTGCTTCTTCGCGTGCTTTGCGGCAGCGTCGAGCACCTTGGCAATATTGTCGTATTCGCCTTGCGTCGGCGGTACGCCTGTCCGCTCGCCAATGCCGCCGAAGATGACACCGGACAGCGCCTCGGCGCTCATCTCAGCGGTCTTTTCGATCGCAATCTTCAGGTGCTCAATCGCCGCATCCGGGCGGACGGATGCCCAGGCATGCTCCGGCAGGCCGAGCGAGCAGACCGCGCGCAGCTTGTTCTTCTCAAGCAGCTCTCGGGTGTGCCTGGCATCGACGGCCGGCGCGTTGAGCAGCGCGATCTCGATGAAGTCCATTTCATACTGCACCGCTCCGGCAATTGCCTTCTCGGCGCCTGCGCGATCCCAGTTCATGGTCCACATGCTGGTGTGGACGCCGAAACCTTGCATGGTCGTATCTCCTATTTCCCGATTGTGATGAACTTGGCCGAGAACCATCGCAGCACCATCACGACGATGAGCAGGATGCCCCAGACGGCAGTGGTGAGATGCTGGTTGGCGCCGAGCAGATTGAGCCCCGAAGAGAGAAGCTGCAGCACGACGAGCGCCACGAAGACGGGCAGGACGCGGCCGAAGCCGCCGAACGGATTGATGCCGCCGAGGAAGCAGGCGAGCACGGTGATCAGCAGATAGGACTCTCCATGGCCGACGCGTACCGAATTGAAGCGCGCAAGCATGATGATGCCGGCCACGGCAGCCATCACGCCGGAGAGCATGTAGACAAGCACCAAAACCTTGCGGGTATTGATGCCGGAATAGCGGGCGGACTCGATATTGGAGCCGATCATATAGGTGGAAAAACCGAGCTTGGATCGCGCGAGCAGGACGTGGCTGGCGATCACACAGGCGATCAGGATCAACAACGGTATAGGAATGCCGAGAACGCTGCCGTGGCCGATGGGAGCGATGAAGGTGGGGAAACCCGAAATATCGCCGCCCCGCGTCAGGAACTCGCCGAGGCCACGCAGGAAGATCATCATCGATAGCGAAACCAGGATCGGATGGGCGCGGGTAAAGGCGATGACGAGGCCCATGACCAGGCCGCTTGCGGCGCCGACGACAAGCGCCAGCAGCGAGCCGAGCAGGAAGGCGGCCGGGCCGGCATCGATCCCGCCATTGGCTTGCAGCGTCCAGGCAAGCGTCAGGCCCGCGATGTTGGCGGTGAAGGTGATCGCCAGATTCAGGCCGCCGGTGAGGATCGGCATCAGCATGGCAAGCGTTAGGATGCCGAGCTCGGGAAGCTGAAAGGCGACAGATCCGAAGGTCGCGCCCGTCAGGAAATGTGGCGAGGCGAAACCGAAGACGATCAGCACGATCGCCAGCGCGGCCAGCGGACCGGCCATATCAGCCCCGAAGATCGCGTTGAAGCGGGCGGCGAGGGTGTTCATCTCTTTTCTCCGCTTGCCGCAGGTTGGCCATCGCCCGATATGGAGCTCCCAAAGACAGGCGCCAGCGCGCCGATGCGGGCGCTCGACAGCGTGATCGCAACGAGGATGATCGCACCGACGATCATCTTGAAGGCGAAGGGCGAGACGCCCATCAGGTTGAGGCCGTTCTGGGTGATCGAGACGAGCAGCACGCCCAGCACGCAACCGAGCACGGAGCCCTTGCCGCCGCCCAGACGCGCGCCGCCGAGCACCACGGCAGCGAGAACATCGAGCTCGCGGCCATAGAGTGCGTTCGGCACCACCTCCTGCGCGTAATGCGCCTGCATGAGGCCGGCGATGCCTGCCATCAGTCCAAGCCAGCCGAAGGCGATGAACTGCATGGCGCCGATATTGATGCCGAAGCGGCGCGCGCCGTCGGGATTGTCGCCGAAGGCATAGAGCTGCCGGCCGGTCGTCGTGCGGGTAATGAAGAGCCAGGTGGCGAGCGTGCAGACGGCCATGACGACAACCGGCAGCGTGATTTCCGCCCAGCTGCCGTCGGCCATTTCCCGCTCGTAAATGACCACGCGACTGGTCAGCCAGTCAGGCAGATTGTACAGCGATACACCCTTGGTGAAGAACATCAGCAGGCCGAAATAGACGTTGAAGGTCGCGATTGTCGCGACGATCGAGATGATGCGGAAGCGGTGGATCAGGAAGGCGTTGATCAGCCCGAGCGCGATGCCGATGCCTGCCGCGATCAGGAAGCCGGATGTCCAGCCACCCCCGCCGATCCGCTCGAGCGCAAGTACGGTGAGATACTGCACGATCGAGGCGGCGACGGCGAAGGAGATGTCGATCCCGCCGGCAATCAGCACCACGAGCAGGCCGACGGCGAATATGATGTTGACGGCGCTGATATTCAGCAGGTCGAAGGCATTGCCGAGTGTGAAGAAACGATCGGTCACAAAGGCCAGGAAGATGCTCATCGCGATGATGACGGCGATGAGCACGCATTCGGTCGTATGGGACAGGAACAGCTTACGCATAGACGGCCGCCTCCAGGTCCTTCAAAGTGGTCGTGCGCGGATCGTGCCAGCCGGCGACGCGGCCCTTTTCCATGTGAATGATCCGGTCGGCATTGAAATAGACCTCCGGCACCTCGTCCGAGATGAGGATGATCGCCAGCCCAGCTTCGGCGAGACGCGCAACGATTTCGAAGATGCCGGCGCGCGCGCCGACATCAACGCCGACGGTGGGAGCGTCAAGGATGAGCACTTTGGGATCGGTGGCGAGCCATTTGGCGATCGCCACGCGCTGCTGGTTGCCGCCCGAAAGCGTCGAGATCGCATCGTCCTGTTTGCCGATCCTGACGCCGAGATCGGCAATCCAGCCGGCAACGAGCGCGTGCTTCTTATCGGGCGAAATCAGCCGGCCGCTGAGGATGCGGTTGAGAGAGGCCATAACCAAGTTATCGGCGATGGATTGCGGCTGGTTGAGACCGAGTGAAAGACGGTCCTCCGATAGATAGGCGACGCCGGCCGCAATCGCCTCGCGGTTGGAGGCAAAATGCACCGCTCTTCCCTCCAATTTGATCGTGCCGGTGGCCGGCCGGCGCATGCCGAATAGCGTAAGCGCAAGTTCGGTGCGGCCCGAGCCGAGTAGTCCCGTGATCCCGAGCGTCTCGCCACGGCGCAGATCGAAGGAAATCTCCTCAAACTCGCCAGGCCGGGAAAGCTTGCTGACGGAGAGCATGATCGGGTTCTGCGACAGGTCGCGGGGGCGAACGTTCTGATCGAAGGTGCGCCCAGTCATCAGCTCGGTGATCTTCGACTGCGTCATGCCCTCCACCGGAAAGACCCCGACGAGTGCGCCATCGCGCAGCACCGTAATGCGCGAGGAGATTTCCAGCACCTCCGCAAGACGATGGCTGACGAAGACCACGGCAACGCCCGAAGCCGATAGGGTGCGCACGATCGCCAGCAGATGAACGGTCTCCGATTGGGTGAGCGAGGCGGTCGGCTCGTCCATGAAGACGATCCGGGGCTGCCCGACCAGCGCGCGGGCAATCGCCACGATTTGGCGCTGCGCGATGGCGAAGTCCTTCAGCGGTCTGTCGACCTCGAGGCTGACGCCGAGCCGGGCGAGCGCGCCCTCCGCGATCGTCCGGATCGCGCCATAGTTGACGAAGCGCGGGCGCGAACCGGAAAGCGTCTGGAAGGCAATGTTTTCCGCCACGCTCATTTCGGGAAAAAGCGCAAGATCCTGCCAGATGATCTGGATGCCGCGGGCCTGGGTCATGCCTGGCGTCATGTGGGATATCGCCTCGCCGTCGAAGACGATCTCGGCCCCCTCGGCAGGCCGATATACGCCGGAGATAACCTTGATGAGCGTGCTCTTGCCGGAACCATTCTCGCCGGCCAGGCAATGCACTTCGCCGGGCAAAACCTCGAAGGAGACGTTTTTCAACGCCTTCACGCCGCCGAATGTCATGTTGATGCCGCGGAGCGAAAGAAGAGGCTGGGCCTTCACGCCCTCATCCGTTGCCGTGCTCATGCGGTTGCCTGTCCGATCGAATGCCATGAAGGGTCGATGGCCCCGGCCTTGGCCGGATACCGCTTTCTTTACCGAATGTCGGGCCGGTCGGCATGGACCGGCCCGACACCGGGGGAGGGGATCTCTTTCAGAGACCC
Coding sequences:
- a CDS encoding class I SAM-dependent methyltransferase; amino-acid sequence: MARSLVLDGESLVAPGEIRRAARRFAATNPSDLIVAKAELAVSLDLSIRQFRSGVEPPAIIERLSEALHQLRRRFHPEVWDVIVPIAQSHPVAHYLHQDPLTRWSFEKPRGYSGDARLLDFIYGRPEIEDAVASSSTLGRSIYAYTRNASSSVAVRERRDILARRVDEIASARSGSTEVLAIASGHLREGPLSHALGTGAIKRWVALDQDPMSVGTVARDFAGTSVEALNGSVKSLLGGRHALGMFDFVYAAGLYDYLPDAVAVKLTKKCVSMLKPGGTFLFANFSPATDVDGYMETFMNWALLLRSEHEMGLIASESAAGADLKVSVWSGSNRSVVYCEIEKQP
- a CDS encoding sugar phosphate isomerase/epimerase family protein → MQGFGVHTSMWTMNWDRAGAEKAIAGAVQYEMDFIEIALLNAPAVDARHTRELLEKNKLRAVCSLGLPEHAWASVRPDAAIEHLKIAIEKTAEMSAEALSGVIFGGIGERTGVPPTQGEYDNIAKVLDAAAKHAKKHGIQLGVEAVNRYENHLINSAQQAVDMVERVGADNIFVHLDTYHMNIEEKGAANGILIARDHLKYIHLSESDRGTPGYGNIPWDAIYVALAAIGFKGGLAMESFINMPAEVAYGLAVWRPVARDMEEVMGRGLPFLRNKAEQYGLI
- a CDS encoding ABC transporter permease, with the protein product MNTLAARFNAIFGADMAGPLAALAIVLIVFGFASPHFLTGATFGSVAFQLPELGILTLAMLMPILTGGLNLAITFTANIAGLTLAWTLQANGGIDAGPAAFLLGSLLALVVGAASGLVMGLVIAFTRAHPILVSLSMMIFLRGLGEFLTRGGDISGFPTFIAPIGHGSVLGIPIPLLILIACVIASHVLLARSKLGFSTYMIGSNIESARYSGINTRKVLVLVYMLSGVMAAVAGIIMLARFNSVRVGHGESYLLITVLACFLGGINPFGGFGRVLPVFVALVVLQLLSSGLNLLGANQHLTTAVWGILLIVVMVLRWFSAKFITIGK
- a CDS encoding ABC transporter permease: MRKLFLSHTTECVLIAVIIAMSIFLAFVTDRFFTLGNAFDLLNISAVNIIFAVGLLVVLIAGGIDISFAVAASIVQYLTVLALERIGGGGWTSGFLIAAGIGIALGLINAFLIHRFRIISIVATIATFNVYFGLLMFFTKGVSLYNLPDWLTSRVVIYEREMADGSWAEITLPVVVMAVCTLATWLFITRTTTGRQLYAFGDNPDGARRFGINIGAMQFIAFGWLGLMAGIAGLMQAHYAQEVVPNALYGRELDVLAAVVLGGARLGGGKGSVLGCVLGVLLVSITQNGLNLMGVSPFAFKMIVGAIILVAITLSSARIGALAPVFGSSISGDGQPAASGEKR
- a CDS encoding sugar ABC transporter ATP-binding protein, whose product is MSTATDEGVKAQPLLSLRGINMTFGGVKALKNVSFEVLPGEVHCLAGENGSGKSTLIKVISGVYRPAEGAEIVFDGEAISHMTPGMTQARGIQIIWQDLALFPEMSVAENIAFQTLSGSRPRFVNYGAIRTIAEGALARLGVSLEVDRPLKDFAIAQRQIVAIARALVGQPRIVFMDEPTASLTQSETVHLLAIVRTLSASGVAVVFVSHRLAEVLEISSRITVLRDGALVGVFPVEGMTQSKITELMTGRTFDQNVRPRDLSQNPIMLSVSKLSRPGEFEEISFDLRRGETLGITGLLGSGRTELALTLFGMRRPATGTIKLEGRAVHFASNREAIAAGVAYLSEDRLSLGLNQPQSIADNLVMASLNRILSGRLISPDKKHALVAGWIADLGVRIGKQDDAISTLSGGNQQRVAIAKWLATDPKVLILDAPTVGVDVGARAGIFEIVARLAEAGLAIILISDEVPEVYFNADRIIHMEKGRVAGWHDPRTTTLKDLEAAVYA